In one Kluyveromyces marxianus DMKU3-1042 DNA, complete genome, chromosome 4 genomic region, the following are encoded:
- the CDC50 gene encoding CDC50/LEM3 family protein, whose product MVRLFSRSRKHTDSDEGSAVRKSRKPPNSAFRQQRLKAWQPILSPQSVLPLLIVIAAIFAPIGIGLIITVNNVENLSIDYSQCHKLASNDYKEIPSKYVKYHFKNKVEEKPQWRLESSGDDQTCLLRFEIPHDIKKSVYVYYKLTNFYQNHRKYVSSFDIDQLKGHAIDPDNLVSDCKPLREEDGKAVYPCGLIANSLFNDTISLSLNNTANKEESYQLTNKKIAWSTDRKRYKKTKYKASDIVPPPNWRKRFPDGYTEENLPDISKWEELQVWMRTAGLPKFYKLAAKNENGTLKKGIYETSIGLNYPVQIFGGSKSYILTTNSIVGGRNMSLGIVYLIVAAVAIMFAVIFVIKLVVTPRKMGDHSFLHFAEQDDETVPPASSST is encoded by the coding sequence ATGGTAAGACTATTTTCAAGATCTCGAAAGCATACAGACTCTGATGAGGGTTCAGCAGTAAGAAAGTCTAGAAAGCCACCAAACAGTGCCTTCAGACAACAGAGGTTGAAGGCGTGGCAGCCTATTTTATCTCCACAATCAGTGCTTCCGCTGTTGATTGTTATAGCCGCGATATTTGCTCCTATTGGTATAGGCCTTATAATTACAGTGAATAATGTCGAAAACCTTTCTATTGACTACAGCCAGTGTCATAAACTAGCTTCAAATGATTACAAAGAGATTCCCTCGAAGTATGTTAAATACcatttcaaaaacaagGTAGAAGAAAAGCCTCAATGGAGGCTTGAGAGCAGTGGTGATGATCAAACTTGCCTATTAAGGTTTGAAATTCCACATGACATCAAGAAATCAGTTTACGTCTACTATAAGTTAACCAACTTCTACCAAAATCATAGAAAATATGTATCTTCATTTGATATTGATCAACTGAAAGGCCACGCCATTGATCCTGACAATCTTGTTAGCGATTGTAAGCCGCttcgagaagaagatgggaAAGCAGTGTATCCATGCGGATTAATTGCCAATTCCTTGTTTAACGATACCATATCCTTGTCCTTGAACAACACTGCAAACAAAGAGGAAAGCTATCAATTAACTAACAAGAAGATAGCCTGGAGCACGGACCGTAAGAGATACAAGAAGACGAAGTATAAGGCGTCAGATATCGTACCTCCTCCAAACTGGCGCAAGAGATTCCCCGACGGATACACCGAGGAAAACCTCCCAGATATTTCCAAGTGGGAAGAACTTCAAGTGTGGATGAGAACGGCAGGTCTACCAAAGTTCTACAAACTAGCTGcaaaaaacgaaaatggAACCCTAAAAAAGGGAATTTACGAAACAAGCATTGGCCTAAATTATCCAGTACAAATATTTGGTGGATCCAAATCCTATATCCTCACGACAAACAGTATAGTGGGTGGTAGAAACATGTCTCTAGGTATAGTCTACCTAATTGTAGCAGCTGTCGCAATCATGTTTGCAGTAATTTTTGTCATCAAGTTGGTAGTGACTCCAAGAAAGATGGGTGACCATTCTTTCCTACACTTTGCAGAacaagatgatgaaactGTTCCACCagcatcatcatcaacatgA